The Chitinophagales bacterium DNA segment TACTTGTTTCAAGAGTTGATACTTGAGCAAACACAATATCATATTGTAAACTTCCAATATTCCAATAAATAATAAACATTCCAAGTAAAAGACCTAAATCTCCAACTCTATTCATTATAAATGCTTCATTAGCTGCCCAAGTAGCTGATTCTTTGTGGTACCAAAAACCAATTAGTAACCATGAACAAACTCCAACACCTTCCCATCCTATAAATAAAACAGCAAAGTTATCAGCCATCACAAGAACTAACATTGAAAAAACGAAAGCTGAAAGATAAGAGAAATATCTATTAAATCCCTTATCATGTTCCATATATCCAATAGAGTGAATATGAACCATTGTAGAAACAACTGTTACCACACTCATCATAACAACTGAAACATGATCAACCACAAAACCAAAAGGAATATCTAAGTTACCTATTACTATCCAATCAAATAGATTTACATGTAAAGAGATATCTGTTGTATAAACATAATGCAACAAATTTAATGAAGCATACATTGATACAGCTAACATAAAAGAAGTAAACCATCCTGTAAAGGCTGTTTTTGGTTGAGTTGAAAATAGTGCAGCAACCAAAGAACCTATTAAAGGAGCAAAAAGAGCTATATATACAAATTTTTCCATAATTACCCCTTCATCCCAGCTATATCATCTAAATTAATAGAACCTGTTCTTTTATACCAAAGAATCAACAATCCAAGTCCAATAGCAACTTCACTTGCAGCAACTGCAATAATAAAAAATGCAAACATTTGACCTGTTAAATCTCCATGAAATTTAGAAATTGCAGCAAAACCAACATTTACAGCATTTAACATAATTTCAGTTGAGAAAAAAAGCATCAAA contains these protein-coding regions:
- the nuoK gene encoding NADH-quinone oxidoreductase subunit NuoK, with the translated sequence MTLNAYLILSTLLFCIGLIGVIRRKNVLMLFFSTEIMLNAVNVGFAAISKFHGDLTGQMFAFFIIAVAASEVAIGLGLLILWYKRTGSINLDDIAGMKG